A single window of Ananas comosus cultivar F153 linkage group 24, ASM154086v1, whole genome shotgun sequence DNA harbors:
- the LOC109728696 gene encoding uncharacterized protein DDB_G0271670-like — MKALRRSNTSASSSSPSSSSSPPPFSSWIHLRSLLVVASSSSTSSSSSSTSSSSSSSSSVSSPLPDRGSLKSPWSRKKRKRALSRRQWYCLFSADGRLRDGGAKFLKKVRSGGVDPSIRAEVWPFLLGVYDLNCSETERNIVKLKKRKEYEKLRQQCQQLLVQYNMGNGLKIIDEVSCGESPGFSDDPESPIFEDQSARASVSNEEAKLQNSTADQPVNAKTSSCNVVTEEAKSGVTCASSNVVTEEDKSSITYAAETDSSYSESSDEENSEGTGMPSIIEENTESDPKFARSASVKGDSLKSNRTSEDFATWQRIIRVDALRANTEWVLYSPKQAAISEEEALRCASAVGLKNYDHLEPCMVYHAARLVAILEAYSIYDPEIGYCQGMSDLLSPIVAVMEEDHDAFWCFVGFMRKARHNFRLDEVGIRRQLKIVSKIIKCKDSHFYRHLEKLQAEDCFFVYRMVVVLFRRELTFEQTLCLWEVIWADQAAIRAGIGRSVWGRIRLRAPPTDDLLLYAIAACVLQRRRLIIEKYSSMDEILRECNSMVGQLDVWRLLDDAHDLIVNLHDKI; from the exons ATGAAGGCGCTGAGGCGATCCAACACGTCGGCGTCGTCCTCGTCgccctcctcgtcctcgtccccGCCCCCCTTCTCGTCGTGGATCCATTTGCGATCGCTTCTCGTAGTcgcgtcctcctcctccacatcctcgtcctcctcctccacatcctcgtcctcgtcctcctcctcttccgtcTCGTCTCCTCTTCCCGATCG TGGAAGCCTTAAATCTCCATGGTctcgaaagaaaagaaaacgtgCACTTTCTCGACGGCAATGGTACTGTCTTTTTTCAGCAGATGGAAGACTTCGTGATGGAGGAGCCAAATTTTTGAAGAAAGTTCGAAGTGGA GGAGTTGATCCAAGCATTAGGGCTGAAGTTTGGCCTTTCCTCCTTGGAGT CTATGATTTGAATTGTTCGGAGACAGAAAGAAACATCGTTAAACTAAAGAAAAG GAAAGAGTACGAAAAGTTGAGGCAACAATGTCAACAACTCCTAGTTCAGTACAACATGGGAAATGGGTTGAAGATAATAGATGAGGTCAGTTGTGGAGAGAGCCCTGGATTTAGCGACGACCCTGAGTCTCCTATTTTTGAAGATCAAAGTGCTAGGGCTTCTGTATCCAATGAGGAAGCCAAACTGCAAAACAGCACAGCAGATCAACCAGTCAATGCTAAAACTTCTTCCTGCAACGTAGTTACGGAAGAAGCTAAAAGTGGTGTAACTTGTGCTTCCTCCAATGTAGTTACAGAAGAAGATAAAAGCAGCATAACTTATGCTGCAGAGACAGACTCTTCCTACTCTGAATCCTCCGATGAAGAAAACTCGGAAGGCACAGGAATGCCCTCCATCATCGAAGAGAATACTGAATCTGACCCTAAATTTGCTCGCAGCGCGTCTGTCAAAGGGGATTCTCTCAAGTCCAACCGGACTTCTGAGGACTTTGCGACATGGCAGCGCATCATTCGTGTAGATGCACTCCGCGCTAACACAGAGTGGGTCCTCTACTCCCCAAAGCAGGCTGCAATTTCTGAGGAGGAGGCGCTGCGGTGTGCGTCAGCTGTCGGGTTGAAAAACTACGACCACCTGGAACCGTGCATGGTCTATCATGCCGCTCGGCTGGTAGCTATCCTCGAGGCTTATTCGATCTACGACCCAGAGATTGGCTATTGCCAGGGCATGAGCGACCTCTTATCACCCATAGTTGCAGTGATGGAGGAGGACCATGATGCATTTTGGTGCTTTGTGGGCTTTATGAGGAAAGCCCGCCACAATTTCAGGCTCGATGAGGTGGGCATTCGAAGACAGTTGAAGATTGTTTCTAAGATCATCAAATGCAAAGACTCCCACTTCTACAGGCACCTGGAGAAGCTACAAGCCGAGGATTGCTTCTTCGTTTATAGAATGGTCGTGGTACTGTTTCGAAGGGAGCTCACTTTTGAACAAACCTTGTGTTTGTGGGAGGTGATATGGGCCGACCAGGCTGCGATCCGGGCCGGGATCGGGCGGTCAGTGTGGGGTAGAATTAGACTGCGGGCCCCTCCAACTGACGATTTGCTTCTGTATGCAATTGCGGCTTGCGTTCTCCAGAGGAGGCGGCTCATCATCGAGAAGTACAGTAGCATGGATGAGATCTTAAGGGAATGCAACAGTATGGTGGGCCAGCTGGATGTGTGGAGGCTTCTAGACGATGCCCACGATCTGATTGTTAATCTACATGACAAGATCTGA